The proteins below are encoded in one region of Anoplopoma fimbria isolate UVic2021 breed Golden Eagle Sablefish chromosome 19, Afim_UVic_2022, whole genome shotgun sequence:
- the LOC129108728 gene encoding uncharacterized protein LOC129108728 yields MAKMENAYRMTDGDIRLMIQLRATNADIFTGRKNSAMRGWRAIRNEMGMQKVLTAQQMKKKWNNLKEKYRALKNPPVGMETQTRSWRWFYLMDEAMNGQLAGTASVVRPSPPREDEEEAANSPPPHPPKTEVSFTGLSSVEMGALEDVMELSGIEACGSVEAESRTESPAEFVPDGHHRDRLRGPEAENAAINKTQTTVLYATLLPDCTLETNKTPASSGLAVTEDREADGRLVELQREWRALEREQAEFDRELIALERDREMLNRDTATVERDRAAVERDRAAVERDRGVLDRDRVVLDRDRAFLDRDRAFLDRDRVFLERAREDLERERALLRRERAVLQREGPAVDGHQAEVTTEKEVVLQSRFYQRLMSADLDPDQLETRQRLVCLFQRLVEKL; encoded by the exons atggcaaaaatggAGAACGCGTACAGAA TGACAGACGGAGACATCAGGCTGATGATACAGCTCCGTGCCACCAACGCCGACATCTTCACAGGAAGGAAGAACTCTGCCATGAGAGGCTGGAG ggCCATCAGGAACGAGATGGGGATGCAGAAAGTGCTGACCGCTcagcagatgaagaagaagtGGAACAACCTGAAAGAAAAGTACAGG GCTCTGAAGAACCCTCCAGTGGGCATGGAGACCCAGACCAGATCTTGGCGCTGGTTCTACCTCATGGACGAGGCCATGAACGGCCAGCTGGCCGGGACCGCCAGCGTTGTCCGTCCGTCCCCGCCTagggaggacgaggaggaggccGCCAACTCGCcgcctcctcatcctcccaaAACAGAAGTGTCTTTTACTGGACTGAGCTCGGTTGAGATGGGAGCTCTGGAGGACGTCATGGAGCTCAGCGGGATCGAAGCATGCGGGAGCGTCGAGGCCGAGAGCAGAACCGAGTCACCTGCTGAGTTTGTCCCAGACGGACATCACAGAGATCGTCTGAGAGGACCAGAGGCTGAGAACGCTGCCATAAACAAAACCCAGACCACCGTCCTCTACGCCACCTTACTGCCCGACTGCACCCTCGAGACCAACAAGACGCCGGCCTCCTCCGGCCTCGCCGTTACGGAGGACAGGGAGGCCGACGGGAGGCTGGTCGAGCTGCAGAGAGAGTGGAGAGCTCTGGAGAGAGAGCAGGCCGAGTTTGACAGAGAGCTGATCGctttagagagagacagagagatgctGAACAGAGACACGGCCactgtggagagagacagagcggcCGTGGAAAGAGACAGAGCGGCCGTGGAAAGAGACCGAGGGGTTCTGGATCGAGACCGTGTGGTTCTGGATCGAGACCGAGCCTTTCTGGACAGAGACCGAGCCTTTCTGGACCGAGACCGAGTGTTTCTGGAGAGAGCCAGGGAGGATttggagagagagcgagcgctgctgaggagagagagggccGTCCTGCAGAGGGAGGGGCCGGCCGTGGACGGACACCAGGCGGAGGTGACCACAGAGAAGGAGGTGGTGCTACAGAGCAGGTTCTACCAGAGACTGATGTCTGCAGACCTGGATCCGGACCAGCTGGAGACCAGACAGAGACTGGTGTGTTTGTTCCAGAGGCTTGTTGAGAAGCTGTGA